A genomic window from Streptomyces sp. NBC_00234 includes:
- a CDS encoding DegV family protein, protein MSRHVAIVTDSTAYLPPETMERHGITTVPLTVVLGDQALEEGTEISARSLASALQKRRSVTTSRPNPEVFAAAYRAAADAGATAIVSLHLSAEISGTYDSALLASKDAPVPVRVVDTGMVAMALGFCALAAAETAEAGGSLDDAVVAAEKRAAATSAYFYVDTLDYLRRGGRIGAAQALLGSALAVKPLLQLEGGRIELLEKVRTASKAIARLEELVVERAGAGAVDIAVHHLTAPDRAERLAERLRERVPGLVDLHVSEVGAVIGAHTGPGLLGAVISPR, encoded by the coding sequence ATGTCCCGCCATGTCGCGATCGTCACCGATTCAACGGCCTACCTGCCGCCCGAGACGATGGAACGGCACGGCATCACCACGGTGCCGCTGACCGTCGTCCTGGGTGATCAGGCTCTGGAGGAGGGCACGGAGATCTCGGCCCGCTCGCTGGCCTCCGCCCTGCAGAAGCGCCGCTCCGTGACGACGTCCCGGCCCAACCCCGAGGTCTTCGCCGCCGCGTACCGGGCGGCGGCCGATGCCGGGGCGACGGCCATCGTTTCCCTGCATCTGTCGGCCGAGATCTCGGGGACGTACGACTCCGCGCTGCTCGCGTCCAAGGACGCGCCGGTGCCGGTACGTGTGGTGGACACCGGCATGGTCGCCATGGCGCTGGGGTTCTGTGCCCTGGCGGCGGCGGAGACCGCCGAGGCGGGGGGCAGTCTGGACGACGCGGTGGTCGCCGCCGAGAAGCGGGCCGCCGCCACCTCCGCCTATTTCTATGTCGACACACTCGACTACCTGCGCCGGGGCGGTCGCATCGGCGCCGCGCAGGCGCTGCTGGGTTCCGCGCTCGCCGTGAAGCCGCTGCTTCAGCTGGAAGGCGGCCGGATCGAGCTGCTGGAGAAGGTACGGACGGCCTCGAAGGCGATCGCCCGGCTGGAGGAGCTGGTCGTGGAGCGGGCCGGTGCGGGGGCCGTGGACATCGCCGTGCACCACCTGACCGCTCCCGACCGGGCGGAGCGGCTGGCCGAGCGGCTGCGTGAGCGGGTGCCCGGACTGGTGGATCTGCATGTCAGCGAGGTGGGCGCGGTGATCGGGGCGCACACCGGGCCGGGGCTGCTCGGAGCGGTGATCTCACCGCGCTGA